A single genomic interval of Paenibacillus sp. J23TS9 harbors:
- a CDS encoding MBL fold metallo-hydrolase, protein MMIQFSNGKVTVFQSVLFQTTSTVIQLDDFILVVDPNWLPSEIQEIKEHVDAVQGDKACYLLFTHGDYDHIIGYKAFPEAKTIGSAGLQHHPKKEHKLKLIRDFDATYYVTRGYPVEFPELDIVIEKDGQQITIGSTTLTFYLAPGHTEDGLFTVIESAGVFVAGDYLSDFELPFIYHSACAYEQTIRKAARILIDYPIQLLIPGHGQYTASPAEMDRRVSMALDHLERLKQAVLAGDEQALEQLKLAHGFLSETTMECHKDNVRIMQRELLGEGVKED, encoded by the coding sequence ATGATGATCCAATTTTCGAACGGAAAAGTGACTGTGTTCCAAAGCGTTTTATTTCAAACCACCTCGACTGTTATTCAGCTGGATGATTTTATCCTGGTTGTGGATCCGAACTGGCTCCCAAGCGAAATTCAGGAGATTAAGGAACATGTTGATGCAGTCCAAGGAGACAAAGCATGTTATTTGCTGTTCACGCATGGGGATTACGATCATATCATCGGGTATAAGGCTTTTCCGGAAGCCAAAACGATTGGGAGCGCGGGATTGCAGCATCATCCGAAAAAGGAGCATAAGCTGAAGCTAATCCGTGATTTTGATGCTACCTATTATGTCACGCGCGGCTATCCGGTTGAATTCCCTGAGCTTGATATTGTCATCGAAAAGGACGGTCAGCAGATTACGATCGGGTCTACCACACTTACCTTTTACCTGGCCCCGGGTCATACGGAAGACGGCTTGTTCACGGTGATCGAGTCTGCGGGAGTTTTTGTGGCTGGCGATTATTTATCCGATTTCGAGCTTCCATTCATTTACCACAGCGCATGCGCGTATGAACAGACCATCCGCAAGGCCGCACGAATCTTAATCGATTACCCGATTCAGCTGCTCATTCCCGGCCATGGACAGTACACGGCAAGCCCTGCTGAAATGGACAGGAGAGTGAGCATGGCGCTGGATCATCTGGAACGATTGAAACAGGCGGTTCTCGCAGGTGATGAGCAGGCTTTGGAGCAGTTGAAGCTTGCTCACGGCTTTTTATCCGAAACAACGATGGAGTGCCATAAGGATAATGTGAGAATCATGCAGCGGGAGCTTCTGGGAGAAGGGGTAAAGGAGGACTAA
- a CDS encoding DNA-binding protein gives MVQKQSNDENELPSGLSKPAQRALIGAGLLNLKDIANIREDELKKLHGIGPNAVETLRQALQEKGLSFAKK, from the coding sequence ATGGTACAGAAACAGTCTAATGATGAAAACGAGCTGCCGAGCGGATTATCTAAACCAGCACAGCGCGCGCTGATCGGAGCCGGTTTATTGAATCTGAAGGATATTGCCAACATTCGTGAGGATGAGCTGAAGAAGCTGCATGGAATCGGGCCCAATGCGGTGGAGACCCTCCGGCAGGCACTGCAAGAGAAGGGGCTCTCTTTTGCCAAGAAATGA
- a CDS encoding GNAT family N-acetyltransferase: protein MNKQIRLETATGQDAKQIMELMVAVEGDETARWYENGERPYIPGYDSEDMQKYHARDGRYYKILLDEALAGVILISTTGREHARIDRFYIHPAFQGQRIGTMVLELIESLYPQVRLWTLDTPQKSPRNHHFYEKNGYTVAAADEHERYYEKVVAENNVQSNSGEFTIEKDYSGHNFRECNLQEADFYSVNLHQASFSNVNMGGATFQNINLARTRITNTNLSDTIIGDSNLSGVEICHVSLAGAYLHDIHLNKGDHQQPLVIERCEMKDSTIANSDLRNLSIKECQTDGMSIDGILVSDLLKAYHSKSSEE, encoded by the coding sequence ATGAATAAACAAATCAGATTGGAAACAGCAACCGGGCAGGATGCGAAGCAAATCATGGAATTAATGGTCGCGGTAGAAGGAGATGAGACGGCGAGATGGTATGAAAATGGCGAGAGACCCTATATCCCTGGCTATGATTCTGAAGATATGCAGAAGTATCATGCACGTGATGGAAGATACTATAAGATCCTGCTCGATGAAGCTCTTGCAGGCGTTATCCTGATCTCGACAACGGGAAGGGAGCATGCCCGAATAGACCGCTTTTATATTCATCCTGCGTTTCAAGGCCAGCGCATCGGCACCATGGTTCTAGAGCTTATCGAATCCCTCTATCCGCAGGTCAGGCTTTGGACATTGGATACCCCTCAAAAAAGTCCGAGAAATCATCATTTTTATGAGAAAAATGGATATACCGTGGCAGCTGCAGACGAACATGAAAGGTATTACGAAAAGGTGGTCGCAGAAAACAATGTACAATCAAATTCGGGCGAGTTTACGATAGAGAAGGATTACAGCGGACATAACTTCAGGGAGTGCAATTTGCAGGAAGCGGACTTTTATAGTGTGAATTTACATCAAGCAAGCTTCTCCAATGTGAATATGGGTGGCGCGACTTTTCAAAATATCAATTTAGCGCGCACGCGTATTACGAATACGAATTTGAGTGACACCATCATCGGCGACTCGAATCTCAGCGGCGTGGAAATTTGCCATGTTTCGCTCGCAGGCGCTTATCTTCATGATATTCATTTGAATAAAGGTGATCATCAGCAGCCGCTCGTCATCGAGAGATGTGAAATGAAGGATAGTACGATTGCGAATTCGGATTTAAGAAACCTTTCCATTAAGGAGTGTCAAACCGATGGCATGAGCATTGACGGCATTCTCGTGAGTGACCTGTTAAAAGCTTACCATAGCAAGTCTTCTGAAGAGTAA
- a CDS encoding glycoside hydrolase family 18 protein, producing MTKQNYIVAGYAVDAKLPEMTREDLTKLTHLNVAFGHVRSHEISTDHLQNLGHLQEIKREHPELCILLSVGGWGAGGFSEAASTEEGRASMADSAVRVLTNYPFDGIDLDWEYPSYGEAEIASSPDDKTNFTLLLKTIREALDRKGSQDGRHYLLTIAAGADQYYVDGTEMDQAQKYLDFVQLMTYDMRGGFQVLTGHHTNLYTPTGDLFRISTDASVNIFIRAGVPKEKIVIGAAFYSRVWNQVPDRNNGLHQMAGSTGGYGPNYSTLTAEYINKNGYTRYWDQEACAPYLYNGTSLISYDDEESIGHKCEYVKDNSLAGIMFWEYSCDETHQLLDAMYRGLRV from the coding sequence ATGACGAAGCAAAACTATATTGTCGCGGGCTACGCCGTCGACGCCAAGCTTCCGGAGATGACGCGGGAAGACCTGACGAAATTAACCCATCTTAATGTGGCCTTCGGCCATGTGCGCAGCCATGAAATTTCTACGGATCATCTGCAAAATTTAGGACATCTACAGGAAATTAAACGTGAGCATCCAGAGCTGTGCATTTTGCTGTCCGTCGGCGGTTGGGGTGCGGGAGGCTTCTCCGAAGCAGCCTCTACCGAAGAGGGAAGAGCAAGCATGGCGGATTCGGCGGTTCGCGTACTGACGAATTATCCATTTGACGGAATCGATCTGGATTGGGAATATCCCAGCTACGGTGAAGCAGAGATTGCATCGAGCCCGGATGATAAGACGAACTTTACGCTGCTCCTTAAGACGATTCGGGAAGCATTAGATCGCAAAGGCTCGCAGGATGGACGGCATTACCTGCTCACAATCGCTGCGGGAGCGGACCAGTATTACGTGGATGGTACCGAAATGGATCAAGCACAAAAGTACTTGGATTTCGTACAGCTGATGACCTATGATATGCGCGGCGGATTTCAGGTTCTGACCGGCCACCATACGAATCTGTATACGCCGACAGGGGACTTGTTCCGCATTAGCACGGATGCTTCCGTAAATATATTCATTCGTGCAGGCGTGCCGAAGGAGAAGATCGTCATCGGTGCCGCATTTTATTCCCGCGTCTGGAATCAGGTGCCGGACCGCAATAACGGTCTTCACCAGATGGCTGGCAGCACCGGCGGGTATGGGCCGAACTATTCGACGCTCACCGCAGAGTATATTAACAAGAATGGGTACACCCGTTACTGGGATCAGGAGGCGTGCGCGCCATACCTTTATAACGGCACCAGTCTGATTTCCTATGATGATGAAGAATCGATCGGGCATAAATGTGAATATGTGAAAGACAACAGTCTGGCAGGGATCATGTTCTGGGAATACAGCTGTGACGAGACCCATCAATTGCTTGACGCGATGTACCGCGGACTTAGAGTATAA
- a CDS encoding transglutaminase domain-containing protein, which yields MTMQTSVFSLDQQTMERIEHKLRDKQRMAQARAQELFGVFQEELTDEETWALKYLFAYMPVNDMADYDGALFLSHVRRTLEIRKQMPWGERVPDHLFLHFVLPYRVNTENIEDSRGILHDQLADRTKSLSMADAILETNYWCHEKATYIGSDLRTISPLTMIRNARGRCGEESTLAVAALRSIGIPARQVYTPRWAHCDDNHAWVEAWADGTWYYIGACEPEARLNQGWFSPPARRAMLINTRIYADYPGPEDITLADEWFTEINLLENYAPTRTITVLVKDGQGNPVSGAEVYFELYNMAEFYPIAALPTNEQGEASFKTGFGDLLIRAVYAGKWGEQKITVADSDRYEMVLDRTEQPAGTLDLDMVPPPEREGEAAEPLTEEKIQRHNTRLEEGTKIRTGYEDTFLNEAQAAELAGETGLPAERVWDVLSKARGNSREIAAFLRERAGEYGEWPLRLLEGLNEKDLVDTFCETLDDHLIGSLPQRGELTEDTFEQYVLCPRVLYEMIVPYRQFFQDAFTDAEAESFRADPSVLARKLDGEFELWEDLPNMKGKGNPVGTYKLLKGDRVSLDILFVTICRSLGIPARLHPSELKPQYMTGGSWEDAVFASTFTQHEEAKDWGSLRLVRDTEAALETPAASYSENFTFARLENGIYKTLFYPHGKTDVYDEPFEVEPGSYRLTTGVRLKDGTVQARFTYFKVSAGEQTDVMLTYRQAVQDIPVLGTLDRANTLTMLDGQSSTLGELIGMNGAIAAWIEPEREPTKHLFRELSELAEPFAELGAPIILIVGDSEWTASFDPSNYPKLPSRTIFVRDSTYASLPDFISQSPAHESGFPHLFVLDAQDQIRYTASGYKIGTGKEALQVLTGVWQ from the coding sequence ATGACCATGCAGACCTCTGTATTCTCACTGGATCAACAGACAATGGAGCGGATCGAACATAAGCTCCGCGACAAGCAGCGGATGGCACAAGCCAGAGCGCAGGAGCTGTTTGGGGTTTTTCAAGAGGAACTGACGGATGAAGAGACCTGGGCTCTCAAGTATTTGTTTGCCTATATGCCGGTGAATGATATGGCCGATTACGACGGGGCTTTATTCTTAAGCCATGTACGCCGGACACTGGAAATCCGCAAGCAGATGCCTTGGGGAGAACGGGTGCCTGATCACTTGTTCCTGCATTTTGTTCTGCCTTACCGGGTCAATACGGAAAACATCGAGGATTCCCGCGGGATTCTGCACGACCAATTGGCAGACCGCACGAAGTCATTATCCATGGCGGATGCCATCCTGGAAACGAACTACTGGTGTCATGAGAAGGCAACCTACATTGGCAGCGATTTGCGGACGATCTCACCGCTGACGATGATCCGGAACGCGCGTGGACGCTGCGGCGAGGAGTCAACGCTTGCCGTGGCTGCGCTGCGCAGCATCGGAATTCCTGCCCGTCAGGTCTACACGCCGCGCTGGGCGCATTGTGATGATAACCATGCCTGGGTGGAGGCATGGGCTGACGGAACATGGTATTATATCGGCGCTTGCGAGCCTGAGGCCCGCTTGAATCAAGGCTGGTTCAGTCCGCCTGCGCGGCGGGCGATGCTCATTAATACGCGGATTTATGCGGATTATCCGGGACCAGAGGACATTACGCTTGCCGATGAATGGTTCACGGAAATCAATTTGCTGGAAAACTATGCGCCTACGCGGACGATCACCGTTCTTGTGAAGGATGGGCAGGGAAACCCTGTCAGCGGGGCTGAAGTATATTTTGAACTGTACAATATGGCTGAGTTCTATCCGATTGCAGCATTGCCGACGAACGAACAGGGAGAAGCGTCGTTTAAGACGGGCTTCGGTGATCTGTTGATCCGTGCAGTATATGCCGGCAAATGGGGTGAACAGAAGATCACGGTAGCTGACAGTGACCGCTATGAGATGGTTCTGGATCGTACAGAGCAGCCGGCAGGGACGCTGGATCTGGATATGGTTCCTCCGCCGGAACGCGAAGGAGAAGCGGCAGAACCGCTAACCGAAGAGAAGATTCAAAGACATAACACCCGGCTTGAAGAAGGAACGAAGATCCGGACGGGTTATGAGGACACATTCCTGAATGAAGCGCAGGCTGCGGAGCTTGCCGGGGAGACCGGACTTCCAGCAGAGCGGGTGTGGGATGTGCTGAGCAAGGCGCGCGGGAACAGCCGCGAAATTGCCGCCTTCCTGCGTGAACGCGCTGGTGAGTATGGAGAGTGGCCGCTGCGGTTGCTGGAGGGTTTGAATGAGAAAGATCTGGTGGATACGTTCTGTGAAACACTTGATGATCACCTGATTGGTTCATTACCGCAGCGTGGAGAACTCACCGAAGATACATTCGAACAGTATGTACTCTGTCCGCGTGTATTATATGAGATGATCGTGCCGTACAGGCAATTTTTCCAGGATGCATTCACAGATGCGGAAGCCGAATCATTCCGAGCAGATCCCTCCGTGTTAGCCCGCAAACTGGATGGCGAATTTGAATTATGGGAAGATCTCCCGAACATGAAGGGGAAAGGGAACCCGGTCGGCACATACAAACTGCTGAAAGGGGACCGTGTTTCCCTGGATATTCTTTTCGTCACGATCTGCCGCAGTCTGGGTATTCCGGCGCGACTGCATCCAAGCGAGTTGAAACCTCAATATATGACCGGCGGCAGCTGGGAGGATGCGGTATTTGCTTCAACCTTCACGCAGCATGAGGAGGCGAAAGATTGGGGTTCACTCCGCCTGGTGCGGGATACCGAAGCAGCACTGGAGACACCGGCCGCTTCTTACTCCGAGAATTTTACATTTGCCCGGTTGGAGAATGGAATCTATAAGACGCTCTTTTACCCACATGGTAAAACGGATGTATACGATGAGCCGTTCGAGGTGGAACCGGGCTCATACCGGTTAACAACAGGCGTGCGTCTTAAGGATGGCACGGTACAAGCACGCTTTACTTACTTCAAGGTGAGTGCTGGCGAACAGACGGACGTCATGCTCACATACCGCCAAGCTGTGCAGGATATTCCTGTTCTGGGAACATTGGATCGTGCCAACACGCTCACGATGCTGGATGGACAAAGCAGCACGCTTGGAGAGTTAATAGGCATGAATGGTGCGATTGCAGCCTGGATCGAGCCGGAACGGGAGCCGACCAAGCATTTGTTCCGTGAACTCAGCGAGCTTGCCGAGCCTTTTGCGGAACTGGGTGCTCCGATTATTCTCATCGTCGGCGATTCCGAATGGACCGCTTCATTTGATCCGTCCAATTATCCGAAGCTGCCGTCCCGGACGATTTTTGTCCGTGATTCCACATATGCTTCATTACCGGACTTTATATCACAGTCTCCGGCTCATGAATCGGGCTTCCCTCATCTCTTCGTGCTGGATGCTCAAGATCAAATTCGGTATACGGCTTCAGGATATAAAATTGGAACGGGTAAGGAAGCACTGCAGGTATTAACGGGGGTATGGCAGTAA
- a CDS encoding carbohydrate-binding family 9-like protein, protein MNRSGVPEPKIEYDPKHYICRRAGEPPVLDGRIDKPFWQVADWSDDFVDIEGDLRPKPAKQTRVKMLWDDEYFYFGAELIEDQIWATLTERDSVIFYDNDFEIFIDPDGDTHQYYEFEINALNTVWDLLLVKPYRDGGPPVNGWDINGLKTAVHIDGELNHPGAANRKWSVEVAIPWSSLKECAAESRPPVAGEFWRVNFSRVEWQTEVQDGEYRKVLNPETGKPFPEDNWVWSPMGIINMHYPELWGYVVFADGEGPDFFELPQDERIKWELRRLYYRERNYFEAEGKFTNDVKLLMGEESWSIVPAIETTRSLFQISASSSDGTALYCIREDGKLWKEC, encoded by the coding sequence ATGAACCGAAGTGGAGTACCTGAGCCTAAGATCGAGTATGATCCCAAGCATTATATATGTCGGCGCGCTGGAGAGCCTCCCGTCTTGGACGGGCGGATCGACAAGCCGTTCTGGCAGGTGGCAGACTGGTCGGATGATTTCGTTGATATTGAAGGAGATCTGCGTCCGAAGCCCGCTAAGCAGACCCGGGTTAAAATGCTGTGGGACGATGAATATTTTTATTTTGGAGCGGAGCTCATTGAGGACCAGATATGGGCGACGCTCACGGAGCGGGATTCAGTCATTTTTTATGATAATGACTTCGAAATCTTTATCGATCCGGATGGGGATACGCATCAGTATTACGAGTTCGAGATCAACGCGCTGAATACGGTATGGGATTTGCTGCTCGTAAAGCCCTATCGTGACGGCGGGCCACCGGTGAACGGCTGGGACATTAACGGGCTGAAGACGGCTGTACATATTGATGGTGAGCTTAATCATCCTGGAGCTGCGAACCGGAAGTGGAGTGTTGAAGTGGCCATCCCGTGGAGCAGCCTGAAGGAGTGCGCAGCCGAGAGCCGTCCACCGGTGGCAGGTGAGTTCTGGCGGGTGAATTTCTCCCGTGTCGAGTGGCAAACCGAGGTGCAGGACGGTGAATACCGCAAGGTTCTGAATCCGGAGACCGGCAAGCCGTTTCCGGAAGACAACTGGGTGTGGTCACCGATGGGCATTATCAATATGCATTATCCGGAGTTGTGGGGCTATGTTGTGTTTGCAGACGGAGAAGGACCGGATTTCTTTGAATTGCCGCAGGATGAACGCATCAAATGGGAGCTGCGCCGGCTCTACTACCGCGAGCGGAATTATTTTGAAGCTGAAGGGAAGTTCACCAACGATGTGAAGCTGTTGATGGGCGAGGAATCATGGAGCATCGTACCTGCAATCGAAACAACGAGAAGTCTGTTTCAGATTTCGGCCTCTTCATCGGACGGAACTGCTTTGTATTGCATCCGCGAAGACGGAAAGCTATGGAAGGAGTGCTGA
- a CDS encoding glycoside hydrolase family 125 protein produces the protein MEQFRLPKIKMPEIQLPEAVENVLKEAEEKLAHRPKLLQMFKNCFPNTLETTTKLLDDGTTFVITGDIPASWLRDSVEQVMHYVPLAKDDEDLQRILSGLIKRHIQYIHIDPYANAFNESANDWHWNKADITDMSPWVWERKFEIDSLCFPMRLAYAYWKETGLTDIFDAGFKSAMRLIYDVFKTEQRHFEQSPYRFERDNGIRTDTLGNDGLGMPVNYTGMVWSGFRSSDDVCDFHYNIPGNMFAVVVLRYMQEFAEWVFRDTDFLKELKKLEADIDHGIQLYGIYRHPEFGPIYAYETDGYGNYCLMDDAGTPGLISIPYLGYVSADDEVYQNTRRFALSKENPFYFEGTKAKGIGSPHTPDGFIWHMALSMQGITAATKEEKLAMIAMLESTDADTGYMHEGFHADDPSNFTRSWFAWSNSLFSKLVYEAMKDGIL, from the coding sequence ATGGAACAATTCAGATTACCCAAAATCAAGATGCCTGAAATCCAGCTTCCAGAAGCGGTGGAGAATGTCCTGAAGGAAGCTGAGGAGAAGCTGGCGCATCGGCCGAAGCTGCTGCAGATGTTCAAGAACTGTTTTCCGAATACGCTGGAAACGACAACGAAGCTCCTGGATGACGGGACGACTTTTGTCATTACGGGTGATATCCCTGCCTCATGGCTCCGGGATTCGGTTGAGCAGGTGATGCATTATGTACCGCTGGCGAAGGATGATGAGGATTTGCAGCGCATCCTTTCCGGCTTGATCAAGCGGCATATTCAATACATTCATATAGATCCGTATGCCAACGCGTTTAATGAATCAGCGAATGATTGGCACTGGAATAAGGCGGATATTACCGATATGTCCCCTTGGGTATGGGAGCGTAAGTTTGAGATTGATTCGCTGTGCTTCCCTATGCGTCTCGCTTATGCCTATTGGAAAGAGACTGGCCTGACGGATATCTTCGATGCGGGATTTAAATCTGCGATGCGTCTGATCTATGATGTGTTCAAAACAGAGCAGCGGCATTTTGAGCAGTCGCCGTACCGCTTCGAAAGAGATAACGGCATCCGGACGGATACGCTGGGCAACGATGGCCTTGGCATGCCAGTCAATTACACGGGAATGGTCTGGTCGGGTTTCCGGTCCAGCGATGATGTGTGTGATTTTCACTACAATATTCCGGGAAACATGTTTGCGGTCGTTGTACTTCGCTACATGCAGGAATTTGCCGAATGGGTCTTCCGGGATACGGATTTCTTGAAGGAGCTCAAAAAGCTCGAAGCTGATATTGATCACGGAATCCAATTGTATGGCATCTACCGCCATCCGGAGTTTGGTCCCATCTATGCTTACGAGACAGACGGGTATGGCAACTACTGCCTGATGGATGACGCAGGCACACCAGGATTGATATCGATACCATATCTCGGGTATGTGTCGGCGGATGATGAGGTGTACCAGAACACAAGACGGTTTGCGCTGTCGAAAGAGAATCCGTTCTATTTTGAAGGAACAAAAGCCAAGGGAATCGGCAGTCCGCATACACCGGACGGGTTCATCTGGCATATGGCGTTGTCCATGCAGGGCATTACGGCAGCAACGAAGGAAGAGAAGCTTGCCATGATTGCAATGCTCGAATCAACAGACGCAGATACGGGATACATGCATGAAGGCTTCCATGCGGATGATCCATCCAATTTCACGAGATCCTGGTTTGCATGGTCCAACAGCCTATTCTCCAAGCTTGTCTATGAGGCGATGAAAGATGGGATTCTATAA
- a CDS encoding alpha-L-fucosidase, translated as MQKWFEEAKLGIFIHYGIYAVDGVAESWSFYNGRIPYEQYMKQLDGFTASKFNAEHWADLIEKSGAKYAVLTTKHHDGVALWDTQYSDLNVVKKTPVKRDLIKEYAEAITKRGIHLGMYYSLIDWSHPDYPSVYEGGKVPEDPSQANPFSSPLDGVQDEEKWKKFLQFNNDQLKEILTNYGKVDLLWFDGDWERSAEQWNLPEFKQYLQSFNPDIIINSRLQGHGDYKTPEQGIPITRPEGPWEFCTTINTSWGYVPTDNQYKSLNQIIRMFCDCISLGGNMLLDIGPKEDGTIDKRQEDILLGLGEWIRTHEEAVFGTEEGIMTRYYLGGSTLSKDKKTLYLFVYDDPKENVCLKGLCNPIKKITVLHSGKELSHEIHGGVPWFNIPGTTWIHMTAEDTHEQVTVLKLEFDEEVEMYGGSGAVVTHN; from the coding sequence ATGCAAAAGTGGTTTGAGGAAGCGAAGCTAGGTATTTTCATTCATTACGGTATTTATGCGGTTGACGGCGTTGCTGAATCATGGTCTTTTTATAACGGGAGAATTCCGTATGAACAATATATGAAACAATTGGACGGGTTCACCGCGTCTAAGTTTAATGCAGAGCACTGGGCCGATCTGATTGAAAAATCTGGTGCGAAGTACGCCGTGTTAACGACCAAGCACCATGATGGTGTGGCGCTGTGGGATACGCAGTACAGCGATTTGAACGTAGTGAAGAAAACGCCGGTCAAGCGGGATTTGATCAAGGAATATGCTGAAGCGATTACGAAAAGAGGCATTCACCTTGGAATGTACTACTCGCTAATTGACTGGTCGCATCCGGATTATCCAAGCGTGTATGAAGGTGGTAAGGTTCCCGAGGATCCAAGTCAGGCGAATCCATTTTCGAGTCCATTGGACGGCGTTCAGGATGAGGAGAAGTGGAAGAAATTCTTGCAGTTTAACAATGACCAGTTGAAGGAAATTCTTACGAACTACGGTAAAGTGGATCTTTTGTGGTTTGATGGAGATTGGGAACGGAGCGCCGAGCAGTGGAACCTTCCGGAGTTCAAGCAGTATCTCCAGTCTTTCAACCCGGATATTATCATTAACTCACGCCTTCAAGGCCACGGGGACTATAAAACGCCGGAGCAGGGAATTCCGATTACGAGACCGGAAGGTCCATGGGAATTCTGCACCACTATTAATACCTCTTGGGGTTACGTGCCGACAGACAATCAGTATAAATCGCTAAACCAGATCATCCGGATGTTCTGTGATTGTATCTCCCTGGGAGGCAATATGCTGCTGGACATCGGTCCGAAGGAAGACGGTACCATAGATAAGAGACAGGAGGATATTTTGCTCGGTCTTGGCGAATGGATACGTACGCATGAAGAGGCGGTCTTTGGAACTGAGGAAGGGATTATGACTCGCTATTATCTGGGAGGCAGCACGCTTTCAAAAGATAAAAAGACGCTGTACCTCTTTGTCTACGACGATCCGAAAGAGAATGTATGCCTTAAGGGATTATGCAATCCGATCAAAAAAATCACGGTACTCCACTCGGGCAAAGAGCTATCACATGAAATTCACGGTGGTGTTCCTTGGTTCAACATCCCGGGAACGACTTGGATTCATATGACGGCTGAGGATACTCATGAGCAGGTTACGGTGCTTAAGCTGGAATTTGACGAAGAAGTAGAAATGTACGGCGGCTCCGGAGCTGTTGTAACGCATAATTAA
- a CDS encoding alpha-L-fucosidase, with the protein MSEIKLTEEELESVVEQGVHNYSSEENWVKPEDPLLLEQLEWFKDQKLGLMMHWGPYSQLGLVESWALSDKDEEWSRNEIDWDIDAEELKRQYFDLNKTFNPLRFQPDLWADLAAENGFKYLNFTTKHHDGFCMWDTHTTDYRVTGPDCPFHTHKYADITKQLFNAFRAKGLGISAYFSKADWHTPYYWTPGMQPGTSTSRGPTYDPKEYPWLWEQFVQFTHEQIMELMTNYGRIDVLWLDAGWVNDYRDQNIRLGEVVEKARKIQPWLLSADRTVGGPYENLITPEQTLPERALNVPWESCITMGSAFSFRYEDNYKSVRQLIHLLIEIVAKGGNLALNVGPQPDGRISKTAISRIQGMGAWLKVHGEAIYGTRICEPYSVGNVQFTKKDDTIYAFYLYKDEHEAVQEELHLPLQTGFTSIDLVGGQDKLEYRRTENGVIVQLPETERQTKAPIAHVFRIR; encoded by the coding sequence ATGAGTGAGATCAAATTAACCGAAGAAGAGTTGGAGTCCGTCGTTGAGCAGGGGGTGCACAATTACAGCAGTGAAGAGAACTGGGTGAAACCGGAAGATCCGCTGCTGCTCGAGCAGCTGGAATGGTTCAAGGACCAAAAGCTGGGTCTCATGATGCACTGGGGGCCTTATTCCCAGCTCGGCCTCGTTGAGTCCTGGGCGTTAAGCGATAAGGATGAGGAATGGTCCCGCAATGAGATCGATTGGGATATTGATGCGGAAGAACTGAAACGACAGTATTTTGACTTGAACAAGACCTTCAATCCGCTCCGTTTTCAGCCTGATCTTTGGGCAGATCTCGCTGCGGAGAATGGCTTCAAGTATTTGAATTTCACAACCAAGCATCATGACGGGTTCTGCATGTGGGATACCCATACAACCGATTACCGCGTTACAGGTCCGGATTGCCCATTTCATACGCATAAATATGCGGATATCACCAAGCAGCTGTTTAACGCATTCCGTGCCAAAGGCCTCGGGATCTCCGCATATTTCTCCAAAGCCGATTGGCACACGCCTTACTACTGGACGCCGGGAATGCAGCCGGGAACCTCAACATCTCGGGGACCGACCTATGATCCGAAGGAATATCCTTGGCTGTGGGAGCAGTTCGTCCAATTCACCCATGAGCAGATCATGGAGCTGATGACTAATTACGGCCGGATTGATGTGCTATGGCTTGATGCCGGATGGGTCAATGACTACCGTGACCAGAACATCAGATTGGGCGAGGTTGTGGAAAAGGCCCGTAAAATCCAGCCTTGGCTTCTCTCCGCGGATCGTACCGTTGGCGGGCCTTACGAGAATCTGATTACCCCGGAGCAAACGCTTCCTGAGCGTGCGCTGAATGTACCATGGGAGAGCTGCATTACGATGGGATCGGCCTTCTCTTTCCGCTATGAGGATAACTATAAATCGGTGCGTCAGCTCATTCACTTGCTCATTGAAATTGTGGCCAAAGGGGGCAATCTGGCTCTGAATGTCGGACCTCAACCAGACGGAAGAATATCGAAGACGGCTATTTCCAGAATTCAGGGCATGGGTGCATGGCTGAAGGTTCACGGCGAGGCCATCTATGGGACAAGAATCTGTGAACCTTACTCGGTTGGCAATGTCCAGTTTACTAAAAAAGACGACACCATCTATGCCTTCTATTTGTACAAGGATGAGCATGAGGCAGTTCAAGAAGAACTTCATCTCCCGCTGCAGACAGGCTTCACCAGCATCGATTTGGTAGGGGGACAGGATAAGCTCGAATACCGCCGGACAGAGAATGGGGTTATCGTCCAGCTTCCGGAAACGGAGCGTCAGACCAAAGCTCCAATCGCGCATGTATTCCGGATCCGGTAG